ATTGCCCTTACAAGGTCGTCTAAATATTTCGGACTTTCTGCATTTTTACCTTTACTACTCAAGTGAAAACCTCCTAAAACGGCTTCGATTTTTGAGTGACTTAAATATTCTTCGGCTCTGTTTACCATATTAATTACCCCCGAATGCGAACATGCAGTAAAAACAATGTTCTTATCGTTTTCGGAAATTACCAGCAATATTTCGTGCTCAAATTTATCATTAACAAGTTCTCCGTTTTGTTTCTCGAATAATAGCTTATTTCCTTTTGGCAGGGGGAAATCTTTAGGGAAACCGCTTAACACCTGTACTCCTTCTGTTATTACAGCATCATCATCAATTAGCGATATCCTGTCAATATTTTCATTAATAACTTCCTTGTCGATACCTATATAGCGGGGATTTCCTTTCGATGCAGAGTAATATTCGCCCAATGCCTTGCGGTGCATATATACCTCAGCTTTTTTATTCAACCTGAAAAACTCTTTCAGCCCGCCTCCGTGATCGTAATGCCCGTGCGAAATTATCAGATAATCAACTTCCGATAAGTCGATTCCCATTTTTTCGGCATTACGACTAAACATATCAGTTTGTCCGGTATCGAATAATATTTTAGTATTATTGAGTTCTATATGAACACTTAAGCCGTGTTCCCCTTCTAATGTTTCTGAATTTAGACAGTTTCTACAAACTGAATTTTCTACAAGTACAGATACCTTCATTTATATTGTGTTTTGGTGGCAGGTAGTTAAATCTTAGACTTCCTTACCTGCTAATTCGTAATTTGGGGTTAAATAGAATACTTCAGTTACTTTTATTTCAATAACTCCCTTTACTATTTTTTGAGGTTTTATTTTTAAAATCCATTCTTTTCCGGCCTCAAAAATTTCGCCCTCGCTATAATGTTTGGCAATGCCTTTTATTTGGTATCCTGTTGAATCTTTCCACAGAGCAATTGATACTTTCCCATTTTGCTTTATATTTTCTAAAGTTTTATTGTGAAAAGTATCAATTGTTAAAATAGTATTGTTGTTTACTATTTTTTTCGACCCGATTGCCGATACGTTTGGTATTCCGTTATTATCGCTTGTAGCAATTGCCATTATCGGAACCTGTTTAAAAAGTTCCTTAATTTCGGGTGTAAGCATTTCCTTGTATGGTTTTCATTGTGCCTGTTATTTTAAAACAATCTTAATAAAAGCAAAATTAAAAGAAAGGCACAAGGCAAAAACTATTTAGAAACAGTTTCAGATATGATAGTATTACGAAGAATAGATTCTGTTTTTAAATGAGGTAAAGGCTAAGTAGCCTGTTTTTAATACTATTGCTATAGATGTTATTATCGTAGCCGATGGCTTTAAAAAGTTCTTTGTGAATTTCTATACTTATTTTATATATTCACGTTGAACTAAACCCATCCAAATATGCATCATTTCTATTGTAGTAAATGTGGGGCATTCAATTCAAAGACTGCTCACACATGCATTTCATGTGGCGAAATCATAAATTATTCACATTCTGATCTTCAGTCTCTTAAAGAAGAGATGATTGCACTTAAATCAGAATATGAATCGAAACTTGAAAATCTTCTCGATAAAATTGAATATTACAATAGCAGGGAAATTGAGAGAAAAAATACTGCGATAGAATCTGTTTTAGATACTTCTTCCGACGAAAATAAAGAAACAGTTGTTGAAAAAACATCATTTGAAGAAGAAAAAATAATAGAGAATTTTTCAGAAGAAACAATCAACAGGGCATCACTAAACTATGAGCCGGAAAATGATCCGGTTGAAGAAAATCACACTTTCAAGTCAGATATAGCTCAGGAAAGTCCGGTAATTTCAAATACTGAGTATACAATTCGAAAAGAGAGTAAATCGATACAGGAAATAGTAAAATCTATCCCGTTAATTTCTTTATTACTGGAAATAATAAGCGCTCCTCTTGCCGGTATTTGGGATTATGTAAAAAAGGTCTATACAGTTTATA
Above is a window of Bacteroidota bacterium DNA encoding:
- a CDS encoding pyridoxamine 5'-phosphate oxidase family protein — translated: MLTPEIKELFKQVPIMAIATSDNNGIPNVSAIGSKKIVNNNTILTIDTFHNKTLENIKQNGKVSIALWKDSTGYQIKGIAKHYSEGEIFEAGKEWILKIKPQKIVKGVIEIKVTEVFYLTPNYELAGKEV
- a CDS encoding MBL fold metallo-hydrolase, giving the protein MKVSVLVENSVCRNCLNSETLEGEHGLSVHIELNNTKILFDTGQTDMFSRNAEKMGIDLSEVDYLIISHGHYDHGGGLKEFFRLNKKAEVYMHRKALGEYYSASKGNPRYIGIDKEVINENIDRISLIDDDAVITEGVQVLSGFPKDFPLPKGNKLLFEKQNGELVNDKFEHEILLVISENDKNIVFTACSHSGVINMVNRAEEYLSHSKIEAVLGGFHLSSKGKNAESPKYLDDLVRAIEKFDVPFYTGHCTGEENFINLKNKLGENLKSMNSGEVIDFF